A genomic window from Osmia bicornis bicornis chromosome 6, iOsmBic2.1, whole genome shotgun sequence includes:
- the LOC114878181 gene encoding G-protein coupled receptor moody isoform X1: MEYWMASNETGHNAREETIQEVLKHPGSAILFLGYPPWLLHFAASCCILFMLVGIPGNLFTIIALLRTKKLRNATAIFIINLSISDLMFCCFNLPLATSTFWHSSWNHGALLCQLFPLLRYGLVAVSLFTILSITINRYVMIGHPKLYRTVYKGKYLIPMVLSTWIIAFGVLIVTWFGSWGRFGLDIAIGSCSILPDANGRSPKEFLFVVAFLIPCIAIVVCYARIFCIVRKAAFRSRKPHVTADNINTDVIDISQERRSASGRKQEEVPSAFKSNYTSTVPYINDVCLKQPTTSNQLNNSVNEEESKVQQHSSNYTEKKEREFLKNDENVLEKIDDIPYADERCDESEVMESEIFAINNKMKESFGKRGNKLERIASRASFIIESSIWVERLESSRTNSPDRLTKKQATIIPRESTFKSVRRRKKHDGPVKMSNKDRKLLKMILVIFSSFLICYLPITITKTFKDAIDWRGLNIASYILIYLTTCINPVVYVVMSSEYRSAYKNVLFCRNEVRKEARKSLE, from the exons ATGGAGTACTGGATGGCGAGCAACGAGACCGGTCACAATGCCAGAGAAGAGACAATCCAGGAGGTCCTCAAACACCCCGGATCGGCTATCCTTTTCCTCGGTTATCCACCATGGCTTTTACACTTTGCCGCCAGCTGTTGCATACTATTCATGCTTGTCGGTATTCCTGGAAATCTCTTCACCATTATTGCCCTCCTTAGAACTAAAAAG CTAAGGAATGCAACAGCGATCTTCATAATCAACCTATCCATCTCAGATTTAATGTTCTGCTGTTTCAATCTTCCTCTGGCTACATCAACATTCTGGCATAGTTCTTGGAATCATGGAGCACTCTTGTGTCAATTATTTCCTTTATTAAGATACGGCCTGGTAGCGGTCAGCCTCTTCACAATATTATCAATCACAATTAATCGTTACGTTATGATAGGTCATCCGAAACTTTATCGTAC AGTATATAAAGGAAAGTATTTAATTCCAATGGTTCTGAGTACATGGATAATCGCGTTTGGTGTACTGATCGTAACATGGTTTGGTAGCTGGGGTCGTTTCGGATTGGACATAGCAATCGGTTCCTGTTCCATTCTTCCAGATGCGAACGGTCGAAGTCCAAAGGAATTTCTTTTCGTCGTTGCTTTTCTCATACCTTGCATCGCTATCGTTGTTTGTTACGCAAGAATCTTTTGTATCGTTCGGAAAGCAGCATTTAGAAGTAGGAAACCACATGTTACCGCCGATAATATCAATACCGACGTTATCGATATCAGTCAGGAG CGACGATCTGCGTCGGGTAGAAAGCAAGAAGAAGTTCCGTCAGCATTCAAATCAAATTACACATCAACTGTTCCCTATATCAATGATGTTTGCTTGAAACAGCCGACTACGTCAAATCAATTGAATAATTCTGTAAACGAGGAAGAATCGAAAGTGCAACAACATTCGTCGAATTATacagaaaagaaggaaagagaatttttgaaaaatgatgaaaatgttttggaaaaaattgatgATATACCATACGCGGATGAACGTTGCGATGAAAGCGAAGTAATGGAAAGTGAAATTTTCGCgattaacaataaaatgaaagaatcgTTTGGTAAGAGGGGAAATAAATTGGAAAGAATAGCGAGTAGAGCTTCGTTTATAATCGAGTCAagcatttgggttgaaaggcTGGAAAGCTCGAGAACAAACTCCCCTGATCGTTTAACGAAAAAACAAGCTACGATTATTCCAAGGGAATCAACATTTAAGAGTGTAAGAAGACGGAAAAAGCATGACGGTCCAGTAAAGATGAGTAACAAAGATAGAAAGCTGTTGAAAATGATTCTTGTGatattttcatcgtttctcATTTGTTATTTACCGATCACTATTACGAAAACCTTTAAAGATGCTATCGATTGGAGAGGATTAAATATAGCTAgctatatattaatttatttaaccaCTTGTATAAATCCTGTTGTTTACGTGGTAATGAGCTCCGAGTACAGAAGTGCTTATAAAAATGTGTTATTTTGCAGAAATGAAGTTAGGAAAGAGGCTCGGAAATCGTTGGAATAA
- the LOC114878181 gene encoding G-protein coupled receptor moody isoform X2, with protein MEYWMASNETGHNAREETIQEVLKHPGSAILFLGYPPWLLHFAASCCILFMLVGIPGNLFTIIALLRTKKLRNATAIFIINLSISDLMFCCFNLPLATSTFWHSSWNHGALLCQLFPLLRYGLVAVSLFTILSITINRYVMIGHPKLYRTVYKGKYLIPMVLSTWIIAFGVLIVTWFGSWGRFGLDIAIGSCSILPDANGRSPKEFLFVVAFLIPCIAIVVCYARIFCIVRKAAFRSRKPHVTADNINTDVIDISQERRSASGRKQEEVPSAFKSNYTSTVPYINDVCLKQPTTSNQLNNSVNEEESKVQQHSSNYTEKKEREFLKNDENVLEKIDDIPYADERCDESEVMESEIFAINNKMKESFGKRGNKLERIASRASFIIESSIWVERLESSRTNSPDRLTKKQATIIPRESTFKSVRRRKKHDGPVKMSNKDRKLLKMILVIFSSFLICYLPITITKTFKDAIDWRGLNIASYILIYLTT; from the exons ATGGAGTACTGGATGGCGAGCAACGAGACCGGTCACAATGCCAGAGAAGAGACAATCCAGGAGGTCCTCAAACACCCCGGATCGGCTATCCTTTTCCTCGGTTATCCACCATGGCTTTTACACTTTGCCGCCAGCTGTTGCATACTATTCATGCTTGTCGGTATTCCTGGAAATCTCTTCACCATTATTGCCCTCCTTAGAACTAAAAAG CTAAGGAATGCAACAGCGATCTTCATAATCAACCTATCCATCTCAGATTTAATGTTCTGCTGTTTCAATCTTCCTCTGGCTACATCAACATTCTGGCATAGTTCTTGGAATCATGGAGCACTCTTGTGTCAATTATTTCCTTTATTAAGATACGGCCTGGTAGCGGTCAGCCTCTTCACAATATTATCAATCACAATTAATCGTTACGTTATGATAGGTCATCCGAAACTTTATCGTAC AGTATATAAAGGAAAGTATTTAATTCCAATGGTTCTGAGTACATGGATAATCGCGTTTGGTGTACTGATCGTAACATGGTTTGGTAGCTGGGGTCGTTTCGGATTGGACATAGCAATCGGTTCCTGTTCCATTCTTCCAGATGCGAACGGTCGAAGTCCAAAGGAATTTCTTTTCGTCGTTGCTTTTCTCATACCTTGCATCGCTATCGTTGTTTGTTACGCAAGAATCTTTTGTATCGTTCGGAAAGCAGCATTTAGAAGTAGGAAACCACATGTTACCGCCGATAATATCAATACCGACGTTATCGATATCAGTCAGGAG CGACGATCTGCGTCGGGTAGAAAGCAAGAAGAAGTTCCGTCAGCATTCAAATCAAATTACACATCAACTGTTCCCTATATCAATGATGTTTGCTTGAAACAGCCGACTACGTCAAATCAATTGAATAATTCTGTAAACGAGGAAGAATCGAAAGTGCAACAACATTCGTCGAATTATacagaaaagaaggaaagagaatttttgaaaaatgatgaaaatgttttggaaaaaattgatgATATACCATACGCGGATGAACGTTGCGATGAAAGCGAAGTAATGGAAAGTGAAATTTTCGCgattaacaataaaatgaaagaatcgTTTGGTAAGAGGGGAAATAAATTGGAAAGAATAGCGAGTAGAGCTTCGTTTATAATCGAGTCAagcatttgggttgaaaggcTGGAAAGCTCGAGAACAAACTCCCCTGATCGTTTAACGAAAAAACAAGCTACGATTATTCCAAGGGAATCAACATTTAAGAGTGTAAGAAGACGGAAAAAGCATGACGGTCCAGTAAAGATGAGTAACAAAGATAGAAAGCTGTTGAAAATGATTCTTGTGatattttcatcgtttctcATTTGTTATTTACCGATCACTATTACGAAAACCTTTAAAGATGCTATCGATTGGAGAGGATTAAATATAGCTAgctatatattaatttatttaaccaCTT AA